TAACTGGCTTTGTTGGAAACAGTTCTAAAGCAACAGCTGGTGAAGGAATTTTTTGCGGATATGCGCATAATTCTAGATTAACAACAATTAATGGTGACATTAATATTGGCTATGAATCCCTACATGCAAATATCAACTCGGGGAAAAGCATCTACATTGAAAAAAAAGCTTCTGGTGGGAGCTTAATGGCAAAAGAAAATATCTTTGTTGGTTCTTCTGGATCAGAAAGAATAACAACAAAAACAGAATTAACCATAGAATATGATGCCAGCAAAAAAAACGTATCAGCAGGAGCTTTGTTGCAAGAAATGCAATCTACAGAAAGAAAATATCAAAATGCCACTAAAGAAATTACTAGGTTTGAAGTATCTTCGGAAAAATCTAAAGCTGCACTTATCAAAGACAGCGCTTATCAACAACTCACGTTGATTGTTTTTGAACTACAAGAGCAACTGAAAGAACAATTAATACTATTATCCAAAATAAGAACTGCAGGAGAAGAAATTGCCTTACCAGAAAAAACTGGCATTGTTTCTATAAAGGACAAGGCCTGGAACGGTACTTCTATTACTATTAACAATGAAAATTTCTTAATTGAAAAAAACGCTAATCAAGGATCCGTTTTCCGTCTTGGTAACTATGGTATAATCAGAGAAAGACATGACAAAGAACCTACTGACTAGCTTATTGTTTATTTCTTTCATCTTTTTATCTGGATGCCAAGAATATAATATTATCCCTGAAGAAACGCAAACCATTATGGACAAAGGACTAGTGTATTCTCTTGCGCCTTACTCTAACAACATTCACCAACAAGTAAAAATATACAACTTACTAACAAATAAAACGCTAAGTACAACTTTCCTTCTAAGAATAAAAAATACTAATGAAACCCCTATGTGGACAAAAATAAATAATAGCTTCGTTCTAGTAGACAACGCTCAGATACAGCACAAACCTGTAGAAAGTAGTTATCCTTTGCTTACTGACATCCTAAATAAAAATAATTATAAGGAACTATCTTATTCTGAGTTAAAAAATATGAATCTAGAGCTAGAAAGACTTCAAGAAAGAGACATTACGAGTAGTAACGCTTATCTTTATAATGAAGAGCTAAAAACATTACAAACAAAAATATATTCATTAGAAAGAAATCAATCATTACAAATGGAATTACAAAAAACTGAAAAAGAAGTTCAGCATGTTTTAGAAACGTACGGATTTAAAGACCAACTAATTTATCCAAACTCAGAAATTATTTCAATACTTATTTTCCCTACAATTATTAACAACCAGAATCAAAGCTTTGTTATCAACTTTACTTTAGACAATTCAAAACTAATAACAATCCCCTACAAAATACTCCAAACTAATTAAGACTCATATTCACCATTACTGCAACACTACCAAAGTCCATCATATATTCTACTTTCTGTGATTTTTCTGCTTCTCCGCCACCTAATTGATTAACTTGGTCGATGATTGTTCTTAATTGTTTTTCATCCATGATTGTTTTCCCCCTTTATTGTCTTACATTGTTATTATTCCCTAATGCTGGGTTATAAAACATTGATATTTCTTGATTTATTAAAGTTAAAGACAAGCTAACCGCATAAATTTTATTACCTCATCAAAATCTTTTTAAAAGCTTTCTCGCAAACCTCAAAATATAGCCTTAATAACTTTGAATTTGAATTGTCCTTCCTTGCAATACTGCATAAATAATGATATTTTTACGATGATACTTTTTTCTATTTGTAAACAAGAGGATGTTCTTTAATATGTATTTAATCTCAGCCTTAGTGCTTTTAGCCATAATCATGGCAGCTAAAATCTCCAACAAATGGAGTGTTCCTTTAGTTGTAATCTCTCTGCTAGCAGGTATCTTATTTGGAAGTGATATCTTAGGAGTGGTCTATTTAGACAACTTCATACTCTCGCGACAAATGGCTGACTTTGCTCTGGTCTTTGTTTTATTCATTGGAGGTTTTGAAACCAAAAAAGAAAGATTACAATCTGTTTTTGTACCATCAATGATTCTAGCAACGGTAGGAGTAGCCTTAACAGCAGCACTCACAGGCATATCGCTTCACTATTTACTAAAACTTGACTGGTTAACTTCCATCCTAATCGGGTGTGTAATCTCCTCAACTGACGCATCAACAGTTTTTTCCATTCTGAGGTCCCGTTCCCTAAACCCAAAGCTAGCCTCTGTTGTGGAAATAGAGTCAGCCACCAACGACCCAATGGCCATTGTCCTAACGTCAATCGCCATACAAATAACCATCAGCCAAATGCAACATCCTGCTAATTTAGTTCTTACGCTACTGTGGCAAATTACAGGGGGAATATTGATTGGTCTGCTAATTGGCAAAATTGCCGTTTTTTTGTTCAACTACCTGAAAACTTTAGATAAAGGATATTTTTACCTATATATGATCTCCATCATCCTCTTATCTTACGGTGTGGCAGATTTTTTTCTTGCCAGTGGTATAATTTCTGCCTTTTTTGCAGGATACTTTATAGGAAATTCCAATATACCTTATAAGCCAACAATATCCACATTACTTGAAGCATTATCCACAATATCAAACGTTATAATCTTTGTTCTTCTTGGCTTACTGGTTTTCCCTAATGAATTTTATAATGTCTACAAAACTGGTATTATTTTGTTCTTAATAATTACTTTCTTCGCACGTCCAGTAGCTGTTTTTTCTTGTTTGTTTTTTACAAAATAT
Above is a genomic segment from Candidatus Margulisiibacteriota bacterium containing:
- a CDS encoding potassium/proton antiporter, coding for MYLISALVLLAIIMAAKISNKWSVPLVVISLLAGILFGSDILGVVYLDNFILSRQMADFALVFVLFIGGFETKKERLQSVFVPSMILATVGVALTAALTGISLHYLLKLDWLTSILIGCVISSTDASTVFSILRSRSLNPKLASVVEIESATNDPMAIVLTSIAIQITISQMQHPANLVLTLLWQITGGILIGLLIGKIAVFLFNYLKTLDKGYFYLYMISIILLSYGVADFFLASGIISAFFAGYFIGNSNIPYKPTISTLLEALSTISNVIIFVLLGLLVFPNEFYNVYKTGIILFLIITFFARPVAVFSCLFFTKYNVKEKIFLSWSGLRGAVPIVLATYLAAANVPGSRGIFNIVFFAVLLSMIIQGTTLVKLADFLKLSVKAKPKPRQVMELITLQNSELELIEITIDENTYTGSALVSSLLLPPGSTITMLNRNENIIAPRGNTKIIAGDILYVLVKTSDIEAITNELLTHFELIEKAHHQAK